A genomic stretch from Hemicordylus capensis ecotype Gifberg chromosome 1, rHemCap1.1.pri, whole genome shotgun sequence includes:
- the LOC128339526 gene encoding alpha-1,3-mannosyl-glycoprotein 4-beta-N-acetylglucosaminyltransferase C-like isoform X3: MKDVMGPLPIPYTYLLGSHFVKKRFLIIGISSVHREKEQYLMRTIESIFSHCTLKELHLIRVVIYLADNNSKLNKQKAKEIKAQFHVHVHARRLFVIQSSLDGYPPLSSQRGQLDKKEKAQYRSKKNVDYAYLVNFCASLSQYYLMLEDDVVCATNFVSIIQNYTKALEEPWTTIAFSKLGCIGKLYHSSDLTKLARFLLMFYDEMPSDWLLEFFQESKAQNNAIIFRPSLFQHIDRVTAFNNIENEIKDPEFEEDSGDFGDLPSASCFTNMPIYADYAPEKVCPPGKGVFWGRNITPESFFTIVFANPIVPQKIQIYTGSAEYSKDILHYGYVEKGRLKIHTHVGKTCQIFTPIGDFKNGLFEMKGNSDREDIDCLRIQATAPQKQWLRIRRINIWVKKDE, from the exons ATGAAGGACGTTATGGGTCCTTTACCAATTCCATATACGTACCTCTTGGGGTCTCATTTTGTTAAAAAGA GATTCTTGATCATTGGGATATCTTCTGTCCACAGAGAAAAGGAACAGTATTTGATGAGGACAATTGAGTCCATTTTCAGTCACTGCACCTTAAAAGAATTACATCTAATAAGAGTAGTTATATACCTAGCAGATAATAATTCTAAACTAAATAAGCAAAAAGCCAAGGAAATTAAAGCTCAGTTTCATGTGCATGTTCATGCAAGAAGACTGTTTGTAATACAGAGCTCTCTGGATGGTTACCCTCCTTTAAGTAGTCAGAGGGGTCAATTggacaagaaagaaaaagcccaGTATAGATCCAAAAAGAATGTGGACTATGCTTATTTAGTTAACTTTTGTGCCAGTCTTTCTCAATATTATTTGATGCTAGAAGATGATGTAGTCTGTGCCACCAATTTTGTgtccattatacaaaactatacaaAAGCCTTGGAAGAACCCTGGACCACAATAGCATTTTCGAAACTGGGCTGCATAGGGAAGCTCTATCACAGTTCAGACCTTACTAAACTGGCCCGGTTCCTCTTGATGTTCTATGATGAAATGCCCAGTGACTGGCTTCTAGAATTTTTCCAAGAATCCAAAGCTCAAAATAATGCTATTATCTTCAGGCCTTCTCTTTTCCAGCATATAGATAGAGTGACTGCATTTAACAATATAGAAAATGAGATCAAAGATCCAGAGTTTGAAGAGGACTCTGGAGATTTTGGAGATCTCCCTTCCGCATCATGTTTCACAAATATGCCCATATATGCAGATTATGCACCAGAGAAAGTGTGTCCACCTGGAAAGGGTGTCTTTTGGGGCAGGAATATAACACCAGAAAGCTTTTTCACCATTGTGTTTGCAAACCCAATTGTTCCCCAGAAGATTCAGATTTACACTGGGTCAGCTGAATACAGCAAGGACATTCTCCACTATGGTTATGTAGAAAAGGGCAGACTCAAAATCCATACACATGTGGGTAAAACATGCCAGATATTCACACCAATAGGAGATTTTAAGAATGGGCTTTTTGAAATGAAGGGGAACAGTGACAGGGAAGATATAGACTGCCTTCGAATACAAGCCACAGCTCCACAAAAGCAATGGCTGAGAATAAGAAGAATAAATATTTGGGTAAAGAAGGATGAGTGA
- the LOC128339526 gene encoding alpha-1,3-mannosyl-glycoprotein 4-beta-N-acetylglucosaminyltransferase C-like isoform X2 produces MDADGKATLKLKKPRNSNFSVMKDVMGPLPIPYTYLLGSHFVKKRFLIIGISSVHREKEQYLMRTIESIFSHCTLKELHLIRVVIYLADNNSKLNKQKAKEIKAQFHVHVHARRLFVIQSSLDGYPPLSSQRGQLDKKEKAQYRSKKNVDYAYLVNFCASLSQYYLMLEDDVVCATNFVSIIQNYTKALEEPWTTIAFSKLGCIGKLYHSSDLTKLARFLLMFYDEMPSDWLLEFFQESKAQNNAIIFRPSLFQHIDRVTAFNNIENEIKDPEFEEDSGDFGDLPSASCFTNMPIYADYAPEKVCPPGKGVFWGRNITPESFFTIVFANPIVPQKIQIYTGSAEYSKDILHYGYVEKGRLKIHTHVGKTCQIFTPIGDFKNGLFEMKGNSDREDIDCLRIQATAPQKQWLRIRRINIWVKKDE; encoded by the exons GATGCAGATGGAAAGGCAACTCTCAAACTGAAGAAGCCACGAAATTCAAATTTCAGTGTAATGAAGGACGTTATGGGTCCTTTACCAATTCCATATACGTACCTCTTGGGGTCTCATTTTGTTAAAAAGA GATTCTTGATCATTGGGATATCTTCTGTCCACAGAGAAAAGGAACAGTATTTGATGAGGACAATTGAGTCCATTTTCAGTCACTGCACCTTAAAAGAATTACATCTAATAAGAGTAGTTATATACCTAGCAGATAATAATTCTAAACTAAATAAGCAAAAAGCCAAGGAAATTAAAGCTCAGTTTCATGTGCATGTTCATGCAAGAAGACTGTTTGTAATACAGAGCTCTCTGGATGGTTACCCTCCTTTAAGTAGTCAGAGGGGTCAATTggacaagaaagaaaaagcccaGTATAGATCCAAAAAGAATGTGGACTATGCTTATTTAGTTAACTTTTGTGCCAGTCTTTCTCAATATTATTTGATGCTAGAAGATGATGTAGTCTGTGCCACCAATTTTGTgtccattatacaaaactatacaaAAGCCTTGGAAGAACCCTGGACCACAATAGCATTTTCGAAACTGGGCTGCATAGGGAAGCTCTATCACAGTTCAGACCTTACTAAACTGGCCCGGTTCCTCTTGATGTTCTATGATGAAATGCCCAGTGACTGGCTTCTAGAATTTTTCCAAGAATCCAAAGCTCAAAATAATGCTATTATCTTCAGGCCTTCTCTTTTCCAGCATATAGATAGAGTGACTGCATTTAACAATATAGAAAATGAGATCAAAGATCCAGAGTTTGAAGAGGACTCTGGAGATTTTGGAGATCTCCCTTCCGCATCATGTTTCACAAATATGCCCATATATGCAGATTATGCACCAGAGAAAGTGTGTCCACCTGGAAAGGGTGTCTTTTGGGGCAGGAATATAACACCAGAAAGCTTTTTCACCATTGTGTTTGCAAACCCAATTGTTCCCCAGAAGATTCAGATTTACACTGGGTCAGCTGAATACAGCAAGGACATTCTCCACTATGGTTATGTAGAAAAGGGCAGACTCAAAATCCATACACATGTGGGTAAAACATGCCAGATATTCACACCAATAGGAGATTTTAAGAATGGGCTTTTTGAAATGAAGGGGAACAGTGACAGGGAAGATATAGACTGCCTTCGAATACAAGCCACAGCTCCACAAAAGCAATGGCTGAGAATAAGAAGAATAAATATTTGGGTAAAGAAGGATGAGTGA